In the genome of Sorangium aterium, one region contains:
- a CDS encoding L,D-transpeptidase family protein, whose amino-acid sequence MRVRGVLLLPAIALATLSVSCPRPASEPAATSPAPAPAAAVTAPLAATAPAVAAPVPSTASVEDAAPPSAEAAMAPGALAMAPGALAAAPGGDPLALPALPPELVDDGSDKLPELDPPPATSPTAAEEEVHELASIARETWVFAEPRWTSRRIGYLRAGAVVARRPQPSGRTSCAEGWYRIEPNGYVCIGASATLNIHDLAVEASSRRPVRRFASPALPVVRGEAAPATTQPGETPVAAAQTGETPVAAAQTGETTIAAAQPGEATLAATQPGETALAATQPGETALAITQAGASALAATQAGASALAAMRAGDATTLLGGLPYTYVMSRSPTPLLYARLPDEDEQRGAEPDLAAHLLRAATAARAPDFVAPPPPDVTPSVLLYGRPAPGLAGDRRSPGALVLGRARTRSGFALLSTFDHDGRRFGLTTDLAVLPLDRTRVIRPSAFAGLALPEGVTLPVAFARRRHAARLVPGERGVTRAPLRFREAIPLSGASRRVGGIDYLEARDGSLVRADEVVRVDPLPRTPAWAVRGRKWIDVSIEKQSLVAYEGARPVYVTLVSTGADGLGDPKTTRSTIQGLFRIHTKHVTVTMDGDEEEEDPFDFRDVPFVQYFTEGFAFHAAYWHDDFGTPRSHGCVNLSPLDAAWLFEWTTPEVPAEWHGALSLRKGTLVSIRP is encoded by the coding sequence ATGCGCGTGAGAGGCGTCCTCCTCCTGCCGGCCATAGCGCTCGCGACGCTGAGCGTGAGCTGCCCGCGCCCTGCCTCCGAGCCAGCCGCGACGTCCCCGGCCCCTGCGCCCGCCGCCGCCGTCACCGCGCCGCTCGCCGCGACCGCGCCCGCCGTCGCTGCCCCGGTGCCCTCCACTGCCAGCGTCGAGGACGCCGCGCCGCCCAGCGCGGAGGCCGCCATGGCGCCGGGCGCTCTCGCGATGGCGCCGGGCGCTCTCGCGGCGGCGCCTGGCGGCGACCCGCTCGCGTTGCCGGCGCTGCCGCCGGAGCTCGTCGATGACGGATCCGACAAGCTGCCCGAGCTCGATCCTCCCCCGGCCACCTCGCCGACGGCGGCCGAGGAGGAGGTCCACGAGCTCGCGAGCATCGCCAGGGAGACCTGGGTCTTCGCCGAGCCGCGCTGGACCAGCCGGCGGATCGGGTACCTGCGCGCCGGCGCCGTGGTCGCGCGCAGGCCGCAGCCGTCCGGCAGGACGTCGTGCGCCGAGGGCTGGTACCGCATCGAGCCGAACGGCTACGTCTGCATCGGCGCCAGCGCGACGCTCAACATTCACGACCTCGCGGTCGAGGCATCGTCTCGTCGCCCGGTTCGCCGGTTCGCTTCGCCCGCCTTGCCGGTCGTTCGTGGCGAGGCCGCGCCTGCCACAACACAGCCGGGCGAGACCCCAGTTGCCGCGGCGCAGACGGGCGAGACCCCAGTTGCCGCGGCGCAGACGGGCGAGACCACAATTGCCGCTGCGCAGCCGGGCGAGGCCACACTCGCTGCAACGCAGCCGGGCGAGACCGCACTTGCCGCAACACAGCCGGGCGAGACCGCGCTTGCCATAACGCAGGCCGGCGCAAGTGCACTTGCCGCAACGCAGGCCGGCGCAAGCGCACTTGCCGCAATGCGGGCAGGCGACGCGACAACCCTGCTCGGCGGCCTGCCCTACACGTACGTGATGTCTCGCTCCCCCACCCCGCTGCTCTATGCGCGCCTGCCCGACGAGGACGAGCAGCGCGGCGCCGAGCCCGACCTCGCCGCGCACCTGCTCCGCGCCGCGACCGCCGCGCGCGCGCCGGACTTCGTCGCGCCTCCGCCTCCGGACGTCACCCCCTCGGTCCTGCTCTATGGGCGGCCGGCGCCCGGGCTCGCCGGCGATCGCCGCTCGCCCGGCGCGCTCGTCCTGGGCCGCGCCCGCACGCGCTCCGGCTTCGCCCTGCTCTCGACCTTCGACCACGACGGGCGCCGCTTCGGCCTGACGACCGACCTCGCCGTCCTGCCGCTCGACCGCACCCGCGTCATCCGGCCGAGCGCCTTCGCCGGGCTGGCGCTCCCGGAGGGCGTCACCTTGCCCGTGGCCTTCGCCAGGCGCCGCCACGCCGCGCGCCTCGTCCCAGGCGAGCGCGGCGTCACCCGCGCCCCGCTCCGCTTTCGCGAGGCGATCCCGCTGTCCGGCGCATCGCGGCGTGTCGGCGGCATCGACTACCTCGAGGCGCGGGACGGCTCGCTCGTCCGCGCCGACGAGGTCGTGCGCGTCGACCCGCTTCCCAGGACCCCCGCGTGGGCGGTGCGCGGGCGGAAGTGGATCGACGTCTCGATCGAGAAGCAGAGCCTCGTCGCCTACGAGGGCGCTCGCCCGGTCTACGTGACCCTTGTCTCGACGGGGGCGGACGGCCTCGGCGACCCCAAGACGACGCGCTCGACCATCCAGGGGCTGTTCCGCATCCACACGAAGCACGTCACGGTCACGATGGACGGCGACGAGGAGGAAGAGGATCCGTTCGACTTCCGCGACGTGCCTTTCGTCCAGTACTTCACGGAGGGCTTCGCGTTCCACGCCGCCTACTGGCACGACGATTTCGGCACCCCGCGCAGCCACGGTTGCGTGAACCTCTCTCCGCTCGACGCCGCCTGGCTGTTCGAGTG
- a CDS encoding DNRLRE domain-containing protein has product MRNRTIVRGSRHLLLASLAAASGAALAGCVGVQDEGGELLGEAQQAVTVCVTLQRTGTTGVVKDALLNSTYPNYTPTGADMYAGESSGSQMRALIAFDLSSIPANATIVSADLSLNIGAAPPPGVMRAHRITTAWDENTVTWNSHSAAWDPTVLGYLTADAGYNYSYHTLSLTELVQSWVSGAVQNHGVLFEQTTSRTHIRTSEASLDRRPSLRVCYDSATGGTTATSSSSSSSTTSSTTASSSSSTTASSSSSTTSSTTASSTSSTTSSTTASSSSAGGAGGAGGAGGAGGAGGGGGGGVPGLPISCNSSTPGAGANCGVEGGDNCCSTLPVPGGTFNRLNNAGLPATVSSFYLDKYSVTVGRFRQYLEQTGGPTQANPPAAGAGAHPKIANSGWDPAWNTYLTANTSALKTALICDPYGWPSWSDTPAGKEKKPIVCATWYELFAFCAWDGGRLPTQAEVNYASAGGNEQRLYPWGGSSVYDITLQDASWCCQGDGSVAGDCVTGYPSLYPCSQTDLTDVGKFPHGAGRWGHLDLAGNAYKATRDGSDNYSLLTPCNDCSRLDNSSSTRFMHGGSFLAAGFKQTTDYQVSYAGTSRRYYVTATCARDLPTP; this is encoded by the coding sequence ATGAGGAATCGAACGATCGTGCGAGGGTCTCGGCATCTGCTCCTGGCCTCTCTTGCCGCCGCCTCCGGCGCGGCGCTCGCCGGGTGCGTTGGCGTACAAGACGAAGGTGGCGAGCTGCTCGGTGAGGCGCAGCAGGCCGTGACGGTCTGTGTGACTCTCCAGCGCACCGGGACGACGGGCGTGGTCAAGGATGCCCTCCTCAATTCGACCTATCCCAACTACACGCCCACCGGGGCCGACATGTACGCCGGCGAGAGCTCCGGTTCCCAGATGCGCGCGCTGATCGCGTTCGATCTCTCGTCGATCCCTGCCAACGCCACCATCGTCTCAGCGGATCTCTCCCTCAACATAGGCGCCGCGCCCCCCCCGGGTGTGATGCGGGCGCACCGGATCACGACGGCTTGGGACGAGAACACGGTGACGTGGAACTCGCACTCGGCCGCCTGGGATCCGACGGTCCTGGGGTACCTCACGGCGGACGCCGGATACAACTACTCTTACCACACGCTCAGCCTCACCGAGCTTGTGCAGAGCTGGGTGAGCGGCGCCGTCCAGAACCACGGCGTGCTCTTCGAGCAAACCACGAGTCGCACCCACATCAGAACGAGCGAGGCATCGCTGGATAGGCGGCCGTCTCTCCGCGTCTGCTACGACAGCGCGACGGGGGGCACGACGGCGACGTCGAGCAGCTCCAGCTCCTCGACGACCTCCTCCACGACCGCGAGCTCCAGCTCCTCCACGACAGCGAGCTCCAGCTCCTCCACGACCTCCTCCACGACAGCGAGCTCCACCTCCTCGACGACCTCCTCCACGACGGCGAGCTCCAGCAGCGCGGGCGGCGCCGGGGGCGCGGGCGGTGCGGGCGGCGCCGGAGGCGCGGGGGGTGGCGGCGGGGGCGGCGTGCCTGGCCTGCCGATCAGCTGCAACAGCAGCACCCCGGGCGCAGGTGCCAATTGCGGCGTCGAGGGGGGCGATAACTGCTGCTCTACCCTCCCGGTCCCGGGCGGCACGTTCAACCGGCTCAACAATGCGGGCCTGCCGGCGACGGTCAGCAGCTTCTACCTCGACAAGTACTCGGTCACGGTGGGGCGGTTCCGCCAGTACCTCGAGCAGACCGGCGGCCCGACCCAGGCCAACCCGCCGGCCGCCGGCGCGGGCGCACACCCGAAGATCGCGAACAGCGGCTGGGACCCGGCGTGGAACACTTACCTCACGGCCAACACGAGCGCGCTCAAGACGGCGCTCATCTGCGATCCCTATGGATGGCCGTCCTGGAGCGACACGCCGGCAGGCAAGGAGAAGAAGCCGATCGTCTGCGCGACGTGGTACGAGCTGTTCGCGTTCTGCGCGTGGGACGGCGGCCGGCTGCCGACCCAGGCGGAGGTCAACTACGCCTCTGCGGGCGGCAACGAACAGCGCCTCTATCCGTGGGGCGGCTCGAGCGTCTACGATATCACGCTTCAGGACGCGTCCTGGTGCTGCCAGGGCGACGGCTCGGTGGCGGGCGACTGCGTCACGGGGTATCCGTCGCTCTATCCCTGCTCGCAGACGGACCTCACGGACGTCGGCAAGTTCCCCCATGGCGCCGGGCGGTGGGGTCACCTCGACCTGGCCGGCAACGCGTACAAGGCCACCCGCGACGGCTCGGACAACTATTCGCTGCTGACGCCCTGCAACGACTGCTCGCGGCTCGACAACAGCTCGAGCACGCGCTTCATGCACGGCGGCAGCTTCCTGGCCGCGGGCTTCAAGCAGACGACGGACTATCAGGTCTCCTACGCGGGCACCTCGCGGCGCTACTACGTCACAGCGACGTGCGCGCGCGATCTCCCCACGCCGTGA
- a CDS encoding creatininase family protein — translation MQAAPRLAELTTEELAALLSAGAPCVALVPVGSVEPHGPHLPLGTDTLIGEAAAEQAGRRLWERGVAALVAPPVGYGVTDFAAGFAGAISIPAPALTAFLRAVAEAYLSAGLAHVCFINNHLEPEHDRAVRAAASDLPLGRASVACPLARRWARTLSAEFRSGACHAGRYETSLVLAAASALVRRDIAHALPDLALSLSEGIQAGVKSFRALGMDAAYTGSPREASEDEGRALLDLLATMVVTEVEEGLSRAAGHEPIPGKGSG, via the coding sequence ATGCAGGCCGCGCCGCGCCTCGCGGAGCTCACGACCGAGGAGCTCGCCGCGCTCCTCTCGGCCGGCGCGCCGTGCGTCGCGCTCGTGCCGGTCGGCTCGGTCGAGCCGCACGGCCCGCACCTCCCGCTCGGTACGGACACGCTCATCGGCGAGGCCGCGGCCGAGCAGGCCGGCCGCCGGCTGTGGGAGCGAGGCGTCGCCGCGCTCGTCGCCCCGCCCGTCGGTTATGGCGTGACCGACTTCGCGGCAGGCTTCGCGGGCGCGATCTCGATCCCGGCGCCCGCGCTCACCGCCTTTCTGCGCGCCGTCGCCGAGGCCTACCTGTCGGCCGGCCTGGCCCATGTCTGCTTCATCAACAACCACCTCGAGCCGGAGCACGACCGCGCCGTGCGCGCCGCCGCCAGCGACCTGCCCCTGGGCCGCGCCTCCGTCGCGTGTCCGCTCGCGCGCCGCTGGGCACGGACGCTCTCCGCGGAGTTCCGGAGCGGCGCCTGCCACGCGGGCCGTTACGAGACCTCGCTCGTCCTCGCCGCGGCCTCCGCGCTCGTCCGGAGAGACATCGCCCATGCGCTGCCCGATCTCGCGCTGAGCCTGTCGGAGGGAATTCAAGCAGGGGTGAAGAGCTTCCGCGCCCTGGGCATGGACGCCGCCTATACCGGCTCTCCGCGCGAGGCATCCGAGGACGAAGGCCGTGCGTTGCTCGATCTGCTCGCGACGATGGTCGTGACCGAGGTCGAGGAGGGGCTCTCCAGGGCTGCCGGTCACGAGCCCATCCCAGGAAAAGGCAGCGGGTAA